The following proteins are co-located in the Macrobrachium rosenbergii isolate ZJJX-2024 chromosome 28, ASM4041242v1, whole genome shotgun sequence genome:
- the LOC136853876 gene encoding uncharacterized protein codes for MVQIKQTSKPDKIRLLEFVPPKQLGKQKLLVNFAVNPVGYKFDPLNDIFPDSCVEHGLDNFYNLESIGIKDENSLPYEDQQVAEFAKSISYHGHHHVQLPWKKDLIEKVPNNLKISLAVAERIYSKLEDQNISSKYEEVFDRQEELGIIEPVKNRAAGQVFIPHRPVIRKDENATTKIRPVFNCSLKKVGKAPSLNEAAFPGIDLMNNLLSLVLYFRNNDYVVIADIVKAFLQVRLSLESDQK; via the coding sequence TTCTGGAATTTGTTCCTCCTAAGCAACTTGGAAAACAGAAGTTATTAGTAAACTTTGCAGTTAATCCAGTAGGCTATAAGTTCGATCCATTGAATGATATCTTTCCTGATTCTTGTGTCGAGCATGGACTCGACAATTTCTACAACCTGGAATCGATTgggattaaagatgaaaattccCTTCCTTATGAAGATCAACAAGTTGCTGAATTTGCTAAATCTATTTCTTATCATGGACATCATCACGTTCAGTTACCATGgaaaaaggatttaattgaaAAAGTCCCTAACAATTTAAAGATTTCATTGGCAGTTGCTGAGCGGATTTACTCTAAATTAGAAGATCAGAATATATCCTCTAAATATGAGGAAGTTTTTGATAGACAGGAGGAGCTTGGCATTATTGAGCCTGTTAAAAATAGAGCCGCAGGCCAAGTATTCATTCCTCATCGTCCTGTCATAAGAAAGGATGAAAATGCCACCACTAAAATCCGTCCTGTATTCAATTGTAGTTTAAAAAAAGTGGGAAAAGCTCCTTCATTAAATGAAGCCGCTTTTCCTGGTATTGATTTGATGAACAACTTGTTGTcattagttttgtatttcaggAATAATGATTATGTAGTAATAGCTGATATAGTGAAGGCTTTTCTCCAAGTTAGGTTATCTTTAGAGTCTGATCAGaaatag